Genomic window (Rickettsiales bacterium):
AAATGCAATTCTTTGATAAAGAATTAGAAGCTGCCAAAACGTATAAACCTTCAGAAGAAGATTGGTTAAAGGGTAAGTGGCAAGGGCTTGATAAGCAAGATCGTGTAAAAGAAAAGTCTCCATCAACTGGTGTTAGTGAAGATGTGATAAAGAAAATAGGTGCAGCTTTAGTTGATTATCCTAAGGATATGAAAGTGAATTCTAAAGTTCTTCGTCTTCTAGATAATAAAAAGAAAATGTTTGAAACAGGGAAAGACTTGGACTGGGCCACTTGCGAAGCTCTAGCTTATGGTTCGTTAATGCTAGAAGGTTCTCATGTTAGAATGAGTGGTCAGGATAGTAAGAGAGGAACTTTCTCTCATCGTCATGCAGTGCTTTTTGATCAAGAAACTGAAAAAGAATATACATCCTTAAATCATATGGATAAAAATCAAGGTGAATTTGAGGTAATTAACAGCAGTCTTTCAGAATATGCGGTTTTAGGTTTTGAGCATGGATATAGCATGGTTAATCCTAAGAGTCTCACAATATGGGAAGGGCAGTTTGGTGACTTTGCCAATGGTGCTCAAATAATGATAGATCAATTCATTGCATCTTCAGAAGTTAAATGGTTAAGAATGAGTGGATTGGTTGTTCTTCTTCCACATGGATATGAAGGGCAGGGACCTGAGCATAGTTCTGCAAGGCTTGAGAGATTCCTGCAATTATGCGCTGAAGATAATATGCAAGTTGTTAATTGTACCACCCCTGCAAATTTCTTTCATGCTATAAGAAGACAGATTCACAGAAGCTATCGTAAGCCGTTAATTGTTATGTCACCAAAATCATTATTGAGACATAAAATGATGGTTTCTGATATATCAGAAATATCTCAAGGTACTGAATTTAAACCAGTGATAGGTGATGCTTCTGTTAAGAGTGCAAAAAGAGTTGTACTTTGTAGTGGGAAGGTTTATTTTGATCTTTATGAAGCTCGTGAAGCGGCTAATATAAAAGATATTGCTTTAGTGCGTATAGATCAATATTATCCATTCCCTAAAGAAGAATTAAGTGCAGAATTATCTAAATATTTAAACGCTGAAGTAATTTGGTGCCAGGAAGAGCCTAAGAATATGGGAGCTTGGCGTTATATAGATAGAAAAATAGAAAAATGTTTAAAGGAACTTGGTTGTAAGCATGATCGTCCAAAATATATAGGAAGGCCAGAATCTGCCTCTCCTGCTGCTGGATATCTGAAAATACATAAAGTGGAACAAGAAAAACTTATTAAGGAAGCAATTACGATATAATAAATCACTACGTCATCCTTGGTTCAAAGGGCCGAGGGGCCATTTATCTATAAACTAGATAAAGATGATGCGGTGGAAGAAATTACAATATAATAGGAGATAATTATTATGGTAGAACTATTTGTCCCAGCGTTGGGTGAATCAGTTACAGAGGCAACAATAGCTAAATGGTTTAAGAAAGAAGGTGAAGCTGTTAAATTAGATGAGTTACTAGTGGAGCTGGAAACTGATAAAGTAACTTTAGAAGTGAATGCCACTGCTTCTGGGGTTTTGGGTAAAATAAATTTTACTGAAGGTGATACTGTTCAAATAGGTGATCTTCTAACTATTATTGATGAAAAAGGAGTTGCTTCAAGCTCTCCAGAGCCGTCCTCCTCAAAGCCTGAAGAAGCTCCTAAGAGCGCTCCTGCTGCTACGCCCGCAAAGTCAGGTGCTATCATGTCTCCAGCTGCAGGTAAAATTGCTGCAGAAAATAACGTGTCTCCAAGTCAAGTTGCAGCAAGTGGTAAAGATGGTAGAATCACTAAAGGTGATGTTTTAAACGCTTTAGAAAGCAAGCCTGTTGCTGTTTCTGATCGTCAGGAAGAAAGAATTAAAATGACTCGTCTTCGTAAGAAAATCGCAGAGCGCTTAAAAGCCTCACAAAACACAGCAGCAATTTTGACCACTTTCAATGAAGTGGACATGACTAATATCTTAGCTCTGCGCAATCAATATAAAGAAAAATTTGAAAAGAAACATGGTGTTAAATTAGGCTTTATGTCTTTCTTTGTGAAAGCATCACTGGCAGCTTTGCAAGAAATTCCAGCTGTTAATGCTGAAATTGATGGTGATGATATTGTTTATAAAAACTATAATGATATAGGTGTGGCAGTGGGAACTCCACAAGGTCTTGTGGTGCCAGTGCTTCGTAATGCTGAGAAAATGAGCTTTGCTGATATTGAGAAAACAATTGGCGATTTTGGAAAAAGAGCTCGTGATGGTAAATTAACCATGGAAGATTTAACCGGTGGAACATTTTCTGTTTCTAATGGTGGTGTTTATGGCTCTCTTCTTTCAACTCCAATCATTAATCCTCCACAATCAGGTATCTTAGGAATGCATAAAACTCAAGAAAGACCTGTGGCTATTAATGGTAAAGTAGAAATCAGACCAATGATGTATCTTGCCCTTTCTTATGATCATAGAATTGTTGATGGAAAAGAAGCAGTGACATTCTTAGTTAGAGTTAAAGAATGCATTGAAAACCCTGAAAGATTATTATTTGATTTATAGGAGATATAAAATGACAGAACAGTTTGATGTAGTGATAATTGGTGGTGGTCCAGGTGGATATGTAGGGGCAATTAGAGCTGCTCAGCTTGGAATGAAAGTGGCTTGCGTGGAAAAGCGTGGTGCTTTAGGTGGAACATGTCTTAACGTGGGATGTATTCCTTCAAAAGCTCTGCTTTATTCTTCTGAGTTATATGAAAAAGCCAATCATGAATATGCGAATCATGGAATAAAATTATCTAAAGTGGAATTAGATTTATCTGCAATGATGAAGCATAAGGAAGATATCACTTTAGGTCTTAATAAAGGAATTGAAGGGTTATTTAAAAAGAATAAGGTAACTTATTTTAAAGGTGAGGCTTCATTTATTGATGTTAACAACATTAAAGTTAAACTAGACAAAGAAGAACAACAAATTTCGGCTAAGAATATAATTATCGCTACAGGATCTGAAGTGATGAATCTTCCTGGTATTGAAATTGATGAAGAAAAAATAGTTTCTTCAACAGGGGCTTTATCATTAAAGTCAGTTCCTAAGAAAATGGTTGTTATAGGTGGTGGAGTTATTGGTTTAGAACTAGGTTCAGTATGGCGTAGATTAGGTGCTGAAGTTACCGTTATTGAATATTTAGATCATATCCTGCCTGGCACTGATGCAGAAATAGTAAAACAATTCCAAAAATCTATGGAAAAGCAAGGTATCAAGTTTCTGCTTGGTCAGAAAGTGTTATCTGCTAAAAAAGATTCTAAGGGAGTTAAAATCTCTATGGAATCAGTTGCTGATAAAGCAAAACAAGAAATGGATGCTGATGTGGTATTGGTTTCTATTGGTAGAAGACCTTACACGGATAATTTAGCCCTAGAAAACACAGGAGTTAAATTAGATGAGAGGGGTAGAATTCCAGTGAATAAGAATCTTCAAACTTCTGTTAGTCATATTTATGCAATTGGTGATGTTATTGCAGGGCCAATGCTTGCGCATAAAGCGGAAGAAGAGGGTGTGGCTGCAGTAGAAATAATTGCAGGACAAGCAGGTCATGTTAATTATGATGTGATTCCTGGAGTTATTTATACCAATCCAGAAGTGGCAACAGTTGGAAAAACTGAAGAAGAAGTTAAAGCATCTGGAATTCCCTATAAAGTTGGAAAATTCCCATTCATGGCAAATTCCAGAGCAAGAGCAATTGGCGTTAGTGAAGGCTTGGTGAAAGTTATTGCTCGCAGTGATAATGATGAAATCCTTGGCTGCCATATTATATCCCCGGAAGCTGGCACTATAATTTCAGAAATAGTGGTGGCAATGGAATATAAAGCAGCATCAGAAGATGTTGCAAGAACTGTTCATGCTCATCCAACATTAAATGAATCGGTTAAAGAAGCGGCTCTTGCTGTTCTTGGTCGTGCTATTCATATGTAATTCATTTAAATATATATTCACACTAACAACTGATTAATTTTAGCTGTTAGTGTGGTGCTATACTAAAATGTTCAAACATTAAAGTCCCGTTCAATTAACAATTGCAACCTTTGTTAAGATATGCTACTTTTTTTCTGCGTTTTATTTTTCAAGTCAAATTTAAGGAGTATATTTATAACATGTCAGCCACTAATCAGAATGTTAAACAGGCACTTGCAGAACTAGCTAATTTGCAAGATAAGCTAACAAATTTAAATTTAGAAGCAGATAATTTAGAAAAATCATTAGCTGGGTATAAAGATAAATTTGTTATATCAGAAGCAAATATTCCAGGTAATTTGGATTATTTAAACAAAGTGTTATTTAGGTTCTTTGAAAGTAATAATATTAAAGATATTTATGAGTTAGTTGATTCTAAACCTGATTTGTTATCAAAAGCAATTGACTTTATTAAGCCATCTCCAAACACTAGAGATCCTTTAAAAGGTGAAGCATATCGTTCTTTAAAAAAAGCTAAAAATAATCTTGATGAATATGATAATTTTCGCACAGAAACTGGTGATGGAAGCAAAGCTAAGGATGGATTTAAGAATTATGTTGAGAAAGTACAACTAATTACTAAGCTTGAGAAATCTTATCAAGATTTAATGACTCACACAGGAAATATAGATTTAGATGCAAATAATTTGCCTAAAACTGTGGATGGAGTGAAAGCCGTCCAATTAGCTATAGCAGCTCCTGCCGGTAAAGAAGGTGATGAATTTGTTGATGAGAATGGTAGTAATGATATAGATGAAAATGGAAATTTTGAAGTGGGTAGTCAGGCATATTTTGCTAAGATGTATAAAATTGCGCGTGATAATGCCACTGGAGATATTTCTCAAAGAAAGCTTCATTGTTATAGAGATGTGATGGAATATCGAGTGAAATATTATGAATGTTCTAATAGTAAGCAAGATTCAACCAATATAGATTTAAAATGTGATCCTATACATGATCAATATGAAATTTCTAAGGCTAATTGTGAGAGTCATTTTCCAATGGTTACACTTTCAGATACAGTGATAGATGATATGTTGATTAGGGTGGAAAAGATGCATATGAACTCGGACCTTAAGATAATTATGGGTAGCGCTTTTAGCGCTATAATAGATTATGAAGAATTACAAAATGTTTTAAAAATTGCCTCTCCTGAAGAAATTCAAGGTTTAGGATATAAGGTGAATGTAGGTGCTAATGGTGAAACTTTAACACAATCTGCTGAAAAACTATTAGGAGTGACAATTCCTGCTATTGAGTGTGGAGATTCCTGCTAAGTAAATATTACTAATATGAAAGATAGGGTGAATTAAATGTTTTTAAATATAACTATAGATAAAAAAGCTATTATTATATTAGCGGCTTCGGTATTTATGTGTAATTTTGCTAATGCAAAAAGTTGTGATAAAAAATCTCCCTTTTATGCAAGAATAGATGCTGGTTTGTCTCAACCAAGTGAGAAGTTAGATAATAACAATACATATTATAATCAAAAACTTCTTAGGTCAGAATTTTATGGAGCTGGTATTGGTTATATTTTTAATAAAAATATTAGAAGTGATTTAACCCTTACTGGTAGAACCAATTATAAATTTTCATTTGATGGGAGCTATGATGGAGATAATATTACTGCTAATCAACAGATTAGCAGCACAACATTAATGCTAAATACTTATTATAATGCACCAGTTAATGAGATTTTTTCACCATATGTGAATGTGGGTTTAGGATTATCTAGAATATCAATGGGGGATTATTCTTCTAATTATAATGCTGGAGATTTTACTGTTTCTTCTGGTTCAAACAGTAACTATGACTTAGCTTGGAATGTTGGTTTTGGCCTTCAATCAAAGCTAACTAATGATTTTTCTTTTGATACTTTCTTCAGGTTTATAGATTTAGGTAAAACAAAAACACAATCTATGACGGTAAGTAATAGTACACCTGACACTGTGTCACCATTTTTATTGCAAAGCTATGAAACAGGAATAAGTTTAATATATAGGTTTTAAAATGTCTCATCCAAAATATGAAAAACAAAAAAGAGAAAAGGCAGCAGAACAAAAAAAGTTGCAAGATGAAGAACAAAGAAAGTTACAAGAAGCAGAGCAGAGAAAGAAGAAAGATCTGCAAGATGTAGAGCATCAGCAAAAATTAAAAGATGTGGAGCATCAGAAGTCTCAGCAAGATTTAGAGCATAAGCAAAAGCTGCTAGAAGTGGAACAACAGAAAAAACAGCTAGATCTAGATTATAATCAAAAATTACAAGAAGCTACTAAACAACAAGCTTCTCAATCGTTAGATTATGATAAGATTTCAAATATGGTGGCAAAAAAATTAGAAGGCAAAGCCGCTCAGTCTCCTCAAGCAACTGCTGCTGACATAGATTATGAAAAACTATCTGATATGGTGGCTAAGAAAGTTGAAGGTAAAGGAGCTCAAGGTCCAATGGATTATAATAAGCTTGCTGAAGTAATATCTCAAAATACCAAAAATTCTCAAGTAGAAACAGCTTCAATAGATTACGCTAAATTAGCTGGAATGATTTCTAAGAACCAAGAGAAGACGACTTTTAATCAAGGTATTAACACAGAAGTAAAAGATAAATGCAAGCTATATATGAATGAAGTAGAAGATTCATTAAAGGGAATTGAGTTACTATCATATAAAAATGATAAAAAGACTGAAGAAATAAAAGAAACAGCGAAGTTACTTTATACTTTATATCAACAGCTTTATAATATGCAGGATTCATATTTTACTTTTGATGGATCTATTGAAGCATATGATTATAAGGCTGAAGTTATAAAAAAGAGTAATAATAAACTATATACTCTATTATCTAAGACTGTAAATGATCTTTCAACGGTGAATGTTAAAAATGCAGATGTAGCTGATGATATTAGCAATGCTATCAGAGAAGTCAAGCAGCTAGCCCCCAAAGAACTTTCTGATGTTTTTAATCAGATGTATGTTTTTATTAAAGATCACTCAGAAATGTCTGATATTTTTAAAGGTTATTGTAGCGCTTGTGGAAGCGAAGAAAATTTAGGTGGTAATGACCAATTAATGCTATTCCCTTTTTGTAGTGCACATATAATGGTAGGTGTTGAAGCTATTGCTGCTGAAAGTGAATTTTAGATTTTTATATTTAAATATACAGATTTTTTAGTGACATCTAACTCCATTGTTTAGAAACAATATATTTGCTTATTCTCCTGTATTACACTAGAATCTATCAATAATATAAGAGCAGATATATGATTGGCAAATTAAAAGGAATATTAGATGAGATAGAGGAATCTAGAGTGATACTTGATGTATCTGGTGTGGGATATGTCGTCTATTGCTCAGATAAAACTTTGTCTTGCCTCCCAGGCTTGGGTGAAGCAGCTTCTTTTTTAATTAATATGCATGTGAAGGAAGATGATATTAGTTTATTTGGATTTATAGAGCGTGCAGAGCAAGAATGGTTTGATAATATAATAACTGTTCAAGGAATTGGCCCTAA
Coding sequences:
- a CDS encoding outer membrane beta-barrel protein, with translation MFLNITIDKKAIIILAASVFMCNFANAKSCDKKSPFYARIDAGLSQPSEKLDNNNTYYNQKLLRSEFYGAGIGYIFNKNIRSDLTLTGRTNYKFSFDGSYDGDNITANQQISSTTLMLNTYYNAPVNEIFSPYVNVGLGLSRISMGDYSSNYNAGDFTVSSGSNSNYDLAWNVGFGLQSKLTNDFSFDTFFRFIDLGKTKTQSMTVSNSTPDTVSPFLLQSYETGISLIYRF
- the odhB gene encoding 2-oxoglutarate dehydrogenase complex dihydrolipoyllysine-residue succinyltransferase; this translates as MMVELFVPALGESVTEATIAKWFKKEGEAVKLDELLVELETDKVTLEVNATASGVLGKINFTEGDTVQIGDLLTIIDEKGVASSSPEPSSSKPEEAPKSAPAATPAKSGAIMSPAAGKIAAENNVSPSQVAASGKDGRITKGDVLNALESKPVAVSDRQEERIKMTRLRKKIAERLKASQNTAAILTTFNEVDMTNILALRNQYKEKFEKKHGVKLGFMSFFVKASLAALQEIPAVNAEIDGDDIVYKNYNDIGVAVGTPQGLVVPVLRNAEKMSFADIEKTIGDFGKRARDGKLTMEDLTGGTFSVSNGGVYGSLLSTPIINPPQSGILGMHKTQERPVAINGKVEIRPMMYLALSYDHRIVDGKEAVTFLVRVKECIENPERLLFDL
- the lpdA gene encoding dihydrolipoyl dehydrogenase, producing MTEQFDVVIIGGGPGGYVGAIRAAQLGMKVACVEKRGALGGTCLNVGCIPSKALLYSSELYEKANHEYANHGIKLSKVELDLSAMMKHKEDITLGLNKGIEGLFKKNKVTYFKGEASFIDVNNIKVKLDKEEQQISAKNIIIATGSEVMNLPGIEIDEEKIVSSTGALSLKSVPKKMVVIGGGVIGLELGSVWRRLGAEVTVIEYLDHILPGTDAEIVKQFQKSMEKQGIKFLLGQKVLSAKKDSKGVKISMESVADKAKQEMDADVVLVSIGRRPYTDNLALENTGVKLDERGRIPVNKNLQTSVSHIYAIGDVIAGPMLAHKAEEEGVAAVEIIAGQAGHVNYDVIPGVIYTNPEVATVGKTEEEVKASGIPYKVGKFPFMANSRARAIGVSEGLVKVIARSDNDEILGCHIISPEAGTIISEIVVAMEYKAASEDVARTVHAHPTLNESVKEAALAVLGRAIHM